In the Streptomyces fradiae ATCC 10745 = DSM 40063 genome, one interval contains:
- a CDS encoding IucA/IucC family protein gives MSTTAHPTTAHPTAAHPTDAPADAARPTGAAAGPDAPAAHRADGAVAHLTPERWAHANRLLIRKALAEFSHERLLDPQPLGEGRYRVLSDDGATEYRFTAGRFALDHWQVYADSVSRHRDGAELPLDALEFVIELRGALGLSDEILPVYLEEISSTLAGAAYKAAKPPVTAAELAKADFQAVETGMTEGHPCFVANNGRLGFGGDEYHAYAPEAASPLRLVWLAAHRDRTAFTAGAGIEYDAFVRAELGDAAVDGFARTLAERGLDPADYLLVPVHPWQWWNKLTVTFAAEIATRRLVYLGEGEDRYLAQQSIRTFFNTSDPAKHYVKTALSVLNMGFMRGLSAAYMEATPAINDWLARLIDQDGVLRAARFSIIRERAAVGYRHLEYEAATDRYSPYRKMLAALWRESPVPSLEPGQRLATMASLLHTDHEGASFAGALIAESGLAPDRWLRRYLDAYLLPILHTFYAYDLAWMPHGENVILVIEDGAVQRAIFKDIAEEIVVMDPEAVLPPAVERIRVEVPEDQKLLSVFTDVFDCFFRFLGATLDAEGVLDEETFWATVAECVTAYQASRPELAERFARYDIFAPEFTLSCLNRLQLRDNRQMVDLADPSAALQLVGTLTNPLAKHRP, from the coding sequence ATGAGCACCACCGCACACCCCACCACCGCGCACCCCACCGCCGCCCACCCCACCGACGCCCCGGCCGACGCCGCGCGGCCCACCGGCGCCGCCGCCGGTCCCGACGCCCCGGCCGCGCACCGCGCCGACGGCGCCGTCGCCCACCTCACCCCCGAGCGCTGGGCCCACGCCAACCGCCTCCTGATCCGCAAGGCGCTCGCCGAGTTCTCCCACGAGCGGCTGCTCGACCCGCAGCCCCTCGGCGAGGGCCGCTACCGGGTCCTGAGCGACGACGGCGCCACCGAGTACCGCTTCACCGCCGGCCGGTTCGCCCTGGACCACTGGCAGGTCTACGCCGACTCCGTCAGCCGCCACCGCGACGGCGCCGAGCTGCCGCTCGACGCGCTGGAGTTCGTCATCGAGCTGCGCGGCGCGCTGGGCCTGAGCGACGAGATCCTCCCGGTGTACCTGGAGGAGATCTCCTCGACGCTGGCCGGCGCGGCGTACAAGGCCGCCAAGCCGCCGGTCACCGCCGCCGAGCTGGCGAAGGCCGACTTCCAGGCCGTCGAGACCGGCATGACCGAGGGCCACCCCTGCTTCGTCGCCAACAACGGCCGCCTCGGCTTCGGCGGCGACGAGTACCACGCCTACGCGCCGGAGGCGGCGAGCCCGCTGCGGCTCGTCTGGCTCGCCGCGCACCGGGACCGCACCGCCTTCACGGCCGGCGCGGGCATCGAGTACGACGCCTTCGTCCGCGCCGAGCTGGGCGACGCCGCCGTGGACGGCTTCGCCCGCACCCTCGCCGAGCGCGGCCTGGACCCGGCCGACTACCTGCTGGTGCCGGTCCACCCCTGGCAGTGGTGGAACAAGCTGACGGTGACCTTCGCCGCCGAGATCGCCACGCGGCGGCTCGTCTACCTGGGCGAGGGCGAGGACCGGTACCTGGCGCAGCAGTCCATCCGCACCTTCTTCAACACCTCCGACCCGGCCAAGCACTACGTCAAGACGGCCCTGTCCGTGCTGAACATGGGCTTCATGCGGGGCCTGTCCGCCGCCTACATGGAGGCCACGCCCGCCATCAACGACTGGCTGGCCAGGCTGATCGACCAGGACGGCGTGCTGCGCGCCGCCCGCTTCTCGATCATCCGGGAGCGCGCCGCGGTCGGCTACCGGCACCTGGAGTACGAGGCCGCCACCGACCGGTACTCGCCGTACCGCAAGATGCTCGCCGCGCTGTGGCGGGAGAGCCCGGTGCCGTCCCTGGAGCCGGGGCAGCGGCTGGCCACGATGGCGTCGCTGCTGCACACCGACCACGAGGGCGCCTCCTTCGCGGGGGCGCTGATCGCGGAGTCCGGGCTCGCCCCGGACCGGTGGCTGCGCCGCTACCTGGACGCCTACCTCCTGCCGATCCTGCACACCTTCTACGCCTACGACCTGGCCTGGATGCCGCACGGCGAGAACGTGATCCTCGTCATCGAGGACGGCGCGGTCCAGCGGGCGATCTTCAAGGACATCGCCGAGGAGATCGTCGTCATGGACCCGGAGGCGGTGCTGCCGCCGGCCGTGGAGCGCATCCGGGTGGAGGTCCCCGAGGACCAGAAGCTGCTGTCGGTCTTCACCGACGTCTTCGACTGCTTCTTCCGGTTCCTCGGCGCCACGCTGGACGCCGAGGGCGTGCTGGACGAGGAGACGTTCTGGGCGACGGTCGCCGAGTGCGTCACGGCGTACCAGGCGTCGCGGCCGGAGCTGGCGGAGCGGTTCGCCCGGTACGACATCTTCGCGCCGGAGTTCACCCTCTCGTGCCTGAACCGGCTCCAGCTCCGCGACAACAGGCAGATGGTGGACCTGGCGGACCCGTCGGCGGCGCTCCAGCTCGTGGGAACCCTGACCAACCCGCTCGCCAAGCACCGCCCGTAG